A single genomic interval of Oncorhynchus gorbuscha isolate QuinsamMale2020 ecotype Even-year linkage group LG25, OgorEven_v1.0, whole genome shotgun sequence harbors:
- the LOC124013571 gene encoding EF-hand calcium-binding domain-containing protein 6-like has protein sequence MLKERLDHRHVTLDNHFRATASSSDGMLSLRDLKKVRSLVNRGNLQAKPRHLTAEDCPSVIKKRVENIHGDILSAFRVMDQNCDSVVDRHDFRELYDSLGLVTKEREYQRLLQLLGLQPGANLNYPEFFTLVQSSGKTRRQNFKPANGPDQLHDHLVSNAPPKMHCYVKDGQGLVFKKDLRILFFTYDLPISPDALEELLKVPMNSEDRKLHYVNFLKAFDHGTGKGCEHPPRPCGSPDPAESLEWLSPGRAAGRIRELVTSMDILHKAFSALDRSGNGAVPPLEFRRVLGHFCARLSDPQFRFLLDRMKLSWDNYTVYWRDFLNQFNLCNLIFERVWEKLPVNVLGDLEYREFLKHARGTVAIRDKTTDPEDICPLKSASPSSPGLIDMMSPSPPSPGPIDMSSSPLALQRPKTTGLILQCSKSEVGVSSRARRLSTAGLEKIPAQWATNISIKQGPKPHQSEWTAQNVFAFGEESGRYSDPDSDCGEETNVRGRGVVFGKSKESGQCVEAMLRLYDPVQQFWRSMRQNFVTFDHNRSGKISMKEFIKVLRQFRVNLPEEEFFHLTSFFDKNTTGKFSCNDFLH, from the exons cctggtgaacCGTGGTAACCTGCAGGCTAAGCCACGCCACCTGACAGCAGAGGACTGCCCCAGTGTGATCAAAAAGAGGGTTGAGAACATCCacggg GACATCCTGTCAGCGTTCCGTGTGATGGATCAGAACTGTGACAGCGTGGTGGACAGGCATGACTTCAGAGAGCTGTATGACAGTCTGGGCCTGGTCACCAAGGAGAGGGAGTACCAGCGCCTGCTGCAGCTGCTGGGCCTGCAGCCTGGAGCCAACCTCAACTACCCAGAGTTCTTCACCCTCGTTCAATCAAGCGGCAAGACCCGCAGACAGAATTTCAAGCCAGCCAATGG GCCAGACCAACTGCATGACCACCTGGTGTCCAACGCCCCGCCAAAGATGCACTGCTATGTCAAAG ATGGTCAGGGTCTGGTCTTCAAGAAGGACCTCAGAATTCTCTTCTTTACCTATGACCTCCCCATCAGTCCTGATGCGTTAGAGGAATT ACTCAAGGTTCCAATGAACAGTGAGGACAGGAAGTTGCATTATGTGAACTTCCTGAAGGCATTTGACCACGGGACAGGGAAGGGGTGTGAGCACCCCCCTAGGCCCTGTGGATCCCCTGATCCAGCCGAGAGTCTGGAGTGGCTCAGTCCTGGGAGAGCTGCTGGTAGGATACGGGAACTGGTCACATCGATGGATATACTCCACAAG GCCTTCTCTGCCTTAGACAGGAGTGGGAACGGGGCGGTCCCCCCTTTGGAGTTCCGGCGGGTGCTGGGCCATTTCTGTGCCCGCCTCTCGGACCCCCAGTTCAGATTCCTGCTCGACAGAATGAAGCTGAGCTGGGATAACTACACGGTGTACTGGAGAGACTTCCTCAACCAGTTCAACCTATGCAACCTGATC TTCGAGAGGGTGTGGGAGAAGCTGCCAGTGAATGTGCTGGGGGATCTGGAGTACAGGGAGTTCCTGAAGCACGCCAGGGGAACTGTTGCGATAAGGGACAAGACCACAGACCCAGAGGACATCTGTCCCCTGAAATCCGCATCACCATCATCCCCTGGGCTCATAGATATGAtgtcaccatcaccaccatccccTGGCCCCATAGATATGTCATCTTCCCCACTAGCTCTACAGAGGCCAAAGACTACAGGCCTCATCCTCCAATGCTCAAAG tcGGAGGTGGGTGTGTCCAGCAGGGCCAGGCGTCTGTCCACGGCGGG GTTGGAGAAGATCCCCGCCCAATGGGCTACTAACATTAGCATTAAGCAGGGCCCCAAGCCTCACCAGAGTGAGTGG ACAGCCCAGAATGTGTTTGCATTCGGTGAAGAGTcggggaggtactcagatccagactcagaTTGCGGAGAGGAAACTAACGTCCGTGGGCGTGGCGTAGTGTTTGGCAAGagcaaggagtctgg ACAGTGTGTGGAAGCCATGCTGAGGCTCTATGACCCGGTCCAGCAGTTCTGGCGCTCCATGAGGCAAAACTTTGTTACTTTCGACCACAACCGCAGTGGCAAAATCTCCATGAAGGAATTCATAAAG GTGCTAAGGCAGTTCAGAGTGAACCTACCCGAGGAGGAATTCTTCCACCTCACCTCTTTCTTTGACAAAAACACCACGGGGAAGTTCTCCTGCAATGACTTCCTacactga